The Bacteroidales bacterium genome contains a region encoding:
- a CDS encoding class I SAM-dependent methyltransferase, with the protein MGTRYDKWMEKGESTLEDELSLVISTFPEPCKLLDVGCGTGRVSLLLQEKGYDIVGVDISKGMLEQAIRKGLNRTYNMDFLDFVYPASSFDGIISLHAGFSYTQDKNKIRSIMKKCWNLLRSKGKLLWDTPNEDFYGKQRILEWPAGKTTVETICYGHNVNFLKILFEQNDFEVKNIWGSYTPLQKYTKGLPRIIVEAERK; encoded by the coding sequence ATGGGTACACGTTATGATAAATGGATGGAAAAAGGGGAATCTACTCTTGAAGATGAGTTATCATTAGTTATTTCTACCTTTCCTGAACCATGTAAGTTATTAGATGTTGGTTGTGGTACCGGGAGAGTGAGTTTACTATTACAAGAAAAAGGTTATGATATTGTAGGAGTAGATATATCAAAAGGAATGCTTGAACAAGCAATTAGAAAAGGATTAAATAGAACATATAATATGGATTTCCTAGATTTTGTGTATCCAGCATCTTCTTTTGATGGAATTATTAGTCTCCATGCTGGTTTTTCATATACACAAGATAAAAACAAAATTAGAAGTATTATGAAAAAATGTTGGAACCTTCTTAGGTCAAAGGGAAAGTTATTGTGGGATACTCCTAATGAAGATTTTTATGGTAAACAAAGAATATTAGAATGGCCAGCAGGAAAGACAACTGTCGAAACAATATGTTATGGACACAATGTTAATTTCTTAAAGATTCTTTTTGAACAGAATGATTTTGAGGTAAAAAATATATGGGGTAGTTATACCCCTCTCCAAAAATATACCAAAGGATTGCCTAGAATAATTGTTGAAGCTGAGAGGAAATGA
- a CDS encoding amino acid racemase, with product MKFKKIGIIGGMGPESTVLLYKYLIKDIQHSYNSYLDCDYPEIIIHSLPIPDITKDVNAEHIIKSMFRRTIDLFERNYVEIIVFPCNTLDYFIDFIRMQTKITVLSIVEETCERIRKKDPKEVLLLSTPTTFGKGLYHRYLRDTNIVRPENYRKVLDVIVRTLKGENPREEFIEMLEREYSEYNNIVIGCTDLSILVEDYKNDKLIDSVKCLSDAIMKKSLQKYLK from the coding sequence ATGAAATTTAAGAAAATTGGAATTATTGGAGGTATGGGACCTGAATCAACAGTACTTCTTTACAAGTATTTAATCAAAGATATTCAACATAGCTATAATAGTTATTTAGATTGTGATTATCCTGAAATAATTATTCATAGTTTACCGATACCTGATATTACAAAAGATGTTAATGCAGAACATATTATTAAAAGTATGTTTAGAAGAACAATAGATTTGTTTGAAAGAAATTATGTTGAAATTATTGTTTTTCCTTGTAATACGTTAGATTATTTTATTGATTTTATTCGTATGCAAACCAAAATAACTGTATTAAGTATCGTTGAAGAAACATGTGAAAGAATAAGGAAAAAAGACCCTAAAGAGGTATTACTTTTATCTACGCCAACAACTTTTGGGAAAGGATTATATCATAGATACCTTAGAGATACAAATATAGTGCGTCCAGAGAATTACAGAAAGGTCCTTGATGTCATAGTCCGTACTTTGAAAGGAGAGAATCCAAGAGAAGAATTCATTGAAATGTTAGAGAGGGAATACTCAGAGTATAATAATATAGTTATAGGTTGTACAGACCTATCCATATTGGTTGAAGATTACAAAAATGACAAGCTTATTGATTCAGTAAAATGCTTATCTGATGCCATAATGAAAAAAAGTCTTCAGAAATATCTTAAATGA
- a CDS encoding aminoglycoside phosphotransferase family protein gives MTILTSIEEKIGKIESSQIKLIEAYCNRVFLYEITTSNGRFFKFIEKAFVFDQDYPQKGLVESQTSQLLSNEGFLVPKIVYEDDSRIVYEYIESKSIDTKDLQKSIVKLVSLIHSRTQSSESPINKSIPWRNAEIRIRQIYNWIDLLSQAGLKIHINKDKIVSALKARDSKQNRYVLTLSDCGTHNAIYDGNNVYLIDFERACYGYPADDIASLIIEEINPVEDILRMYFESSTTQTKIHRNADFNFELSSSLFERSLEILVYFGMGKGNISETNRKSILIKYSRLVDKYHAELINRIKI, from the coding sequence ATGACAATACTTACATCAATTGAAGAGAAAATTGGAAAAATTGAAAGTTCTCAAATTAAGCTAATTGAAGCATACTGTAACAGAGTATTTTTATATGAAATAACTACCTCTAATGGAAGATTTTTTAAGTTCATAGAAAAAGCTTTTGTCTTCGATCAAGATTACCCCCAAAAAGGATTAGTTGAAAGTCAAACATCACAACTTTTATCGAATGAAGGCTTTTTAGTTCCTAAAATAGTATATGAAGATGATTCACGCATAGTTTATGAATATATAGAAAGTAAAAGCATTGATACTAAAGATTTGCAAAAATCTATTGTAAAGCTTGTTAGTTTGATTCATTCTAGAACCCAATCTTCAGAATCTCCAATTAATAAGAGTATTCCTTGGAGAAATGCAGAAATTAGAATCCGACAAATTTATAATTGGATAGATTTATTGAGCCAAGCTGGATTAAAAATACATATAAATAAAGATAAAATAGTATCTGCATTAAAAGCTCGAGATTCTAAACAAAATAGATATGTATTAACTTTAAGTGATTGTGGTACTCATAATGCAATATATGATGGAAATAATGTATACTTAATTGATTTTGAACGTGCTTGTTATGGATATCCTGCTGATGATATCGCTTCATTAATTATTGAGGAGATAAATCCTGTTGAAGATATTTTGAGAATGTATTTTGAATCAAGTACAACACAAACTAAAATACATAGAAATGCAGATTTTAATTTCGAACTTTCATCGTCCTTATTTGAGAGATCATTAGAAATTTTAGTATATTTTGGAATGGGAAAAGGAAATATAAGTGAAACGAATAGAAAAAGTATTTTAATCAAGTATTCTCGTTTAGTTGATAAGTACCATGCTGAACTAATAAATAGAATTAAAATATAA